In the Malania oleifera isolate guangnan ecotype guangnan chromosome 1, ASM2987363v1, whole genome shotgun sequence genome, one interval contains:
- the LOC131164504 gene encoding glucan endo-1,3-beta-glucosidase 12, producing the protein MEKLTVPHFFFFLLSMLTVAGFNHVFADRGVIGINYGRIADNLPLPNNVVQLLKTQGLTRVKLYDTDATVLRALAGSDISVTVALPNEQLAAAAASQSFTDAWVQSNISAYLPATQIKSIAVGNEVFADPNNTTQYLIQAMNNLYASLVKYNLSSSSNSNSSIKISSPIALSSLQTSYPSSAGSFKTELIEPVIKPMLNFLRKTGSKLMVNAYPFFAYTANSNDISLDYALFKQNAGVVDSKSGLTYYSLFEAQLDAVHAAMSALQYNDVAIAVTETGWPSKGDENEIGAGAANAAAYNGNLVRRVLNGKGTPLRTETPLDVYLFALFNENQKPGPTSERNYGLFYPNEEKVYDVPLTEKALSAPVNGSKSQVNAPAPSGSSGSPSAAGQTWCVANGNVEERKLQEALDYACGEGGADCHPIQMDATCFKPNTLEAHASYAFNSYYQMKKRAAGTCYFGGAAHVVTQTPRFGTCEYPTGY; encoded by the exons ATGGAGAAGCTCACAGTTCCtcattttttcttctttctcctttcAATGTTAACTGTCGCTGGTTTCAATCATGTTTTCGCTGATCGGGGTGTGATCGGGATTAACTATGGACGGATCGCTGATAACCTGCCTTTGCCGAATAACGTCGTGCAGCTTCTCAAAACTCAGGGCCTGACCCGCGTGAAGCTCTACGACACCGATGCCACCGTACTCCGCGCCCTCGCCGGATCTGACATCTCTGTCACGGTCGCTCTGCCCAATGAGCAACTCGCTGCCGCTGCCGCCAGCCAGTCTTTCACCGACGCCTGGGTGCAGAGCAACATCTCCGCCTACCTCCCGGCGACCCAAATTAAATCCATTGCCGTCGGAAATGAAGTGTTTGCAGACCCAAACAACACGACCCAGTACCTGATTCAAGCTATGAACAACTTATACGCCTCCCTTGTCAAGTACAACCTCAGTTCTTCCTCGAATTCCAATTCTTCAATCAAAATTTCTTCCCCAATTGCTCTTAGTTCGCTCCAGACGTCGTACCCGTCCTCCGCCGGTTCGTTCAAAACCGAATTAATTGAACCAGTCATCAAGCCCATGCTCAATTTTCTCCGAAAAACCGGTTCAAAGCTCATGGTGAACGCCTATCCCTTTTTTGCCTACACTGCAAATTCCAACGACATCTCGTTGGACTACGCTCTGTTTAAACAGAACGCCGGCGTCGTAGACTCCAAAAGCGGGCTTACCTACTACAGCCTCTTCGAGGCCCAACTCGACGCCGTTCACGCGGCCATGTCCGCCCTCCAATACAACGACGTCGCGATAGCTGTGACGGAGACCGGGTGGCCTTCCAAGGGCGACGAAAACGAGATCGGCGCCGGAGCCGCCAATGCCGCTGCTTACAACGGCAACCTGGTGCGCAGAGTGCTCAACGGGAAAGGCACCCCCTTGAGGACGGAGACGCCACTCGACGTCTACCTCTTCGCTCTTTTCAATGAAAATCAGAAGCCGGGACCAACGTCGGAGAGGAACTACGGATTGTTCTACCCGAACGAGGAGAAGGTGTACGATGTACCCTTAACGGAGAAGGCATTGTCGGCGCCGGTGAACGGCAGCAAGTCTCAGGTGAATGCACCGGCGCCCAGCGGCAGCAGCGGCTCGCCGAGCGCAGCGGGGCAGACGTGGTGCGTGGCGAACGGGAATGTGGAGGAGAGGAAGTTGCAAGAGGCGTTGGATTACGCGTGCGGAGAGGGAGGGGCTGACTgccatccgattcagatggatgcCACGTGTTTCAAACCGAACACCTTGGAGGCGCACGCCTCGTATGCTTTCAATAGTTACTACCAGATGAAGAAGCGTGCCGCTGGCACGTGCTACTTCGGAGGTGCTGCCCACGTGGTCACCCAAACTCCCA GGTTTGGCACGTGCGAGTACCCTACTGGCTACTGA